The following are encoded in a window of Bremerella alba genomic DNA:
- a CDS encoding pyridoxal phosphate-dependent aminotransferase, producing the protein MTHPWIAERTAAFDSSGIRKVFDLAANMTDPINLSIGQPDFDVPQEVKDAAIDAIQGGKNGYALTQGMPILREKLQTQINDEYGHADRKVFVSSGTSGGLVLSMLAMVNPGDEVIIFDPYFVMYASLVKLVGGVPVVLSTYPDFQIDVHKVADAITDKTKLILLNSPANPTGVVAKREVVEAVAKLAQEKNIAIVSDEIYRVFTYDDSFCSPATYNENTIVIDGFSKSYGMTGWRLGFVHGPSAVIETMIKLQQYTFVCAPQPVQWAGAAAMEVDMSSHVEAYGKKRDRLIDGISDLYEISKPGGAFYVFPKAPWGTGTEFVTKAIENNLLIIPGNIFSSENTHFRISYAAPDETIDRGIEVLRKLAQEGG; encoded by the coding sequence ATGACCCATCCTTGGATTGCCGAACGCACTGCGGCTTTCGATTCGAGCGGAATCCGCAAAGTTTTTGATCTTGCCGCGAATATGACCGATCCGATCAATCTATCGATCGGTCAGCCTGATTTCGACGTCCCACAAGAGGTCAAAGATGCGGCGATCGATGCGATCCAGGGGGGGAAGAATGGTTATGCACTGACCCAGGGCATGCCCATCCTACGCGAGAAGCTCCAGACGCAGATCAATGACGAATATGGCCATGCCGATCGCAAGGTCTTCGTTTCGTCGGGAACTAGCGGCGGGCTCGTTCTGTCGATGTTGGCCATGGTCAACCCAGGCGACGAGGTGATCATCTTTGATCCCTACTTCGTCATGTATGCCTCGCTGGTCAAGCTGGTCGGGGGCGTGCCGGTCGTGCTGAGCACCTACCCCGACTTTCAGATCGATGTGCATAAGGTCGCCGATGCGATCACCGACAAGACAAAGCTGATCTTGCTTAATAGCCCTGCCAACCCGACCGGCGTGGTCGCGAAGCGGGAAGTCGTTGAAGCCGTCGCTAAGCTGGCTCAGGAAAAGAACATCGCGATCGTGTCGGACGAGATTTACCGCGTCTTCACTTACGACGACAGCTTCTGCTCGCCAGCGACATACAACGAAAACACGATCGTGATCGATGGGTTCTCCAAAAGCTACGGCATGACCGGTTGGCGTTTGGGCTTTGTGCATGGGCCATCCGCAGTAATCGAAACGATGATCAAGCTGCAGCAGTACACGTTTGTATGTGCTCCTCAGCCGGTCCAATGGGCCGGGGCTGCGGCGATGGAAGTCGATATGTCATCGCACGTCGAAGCCTATGGCAAAAAACGCGATAGGCTGATCGACGGGATATCGGATCTTTACGAGATCTCGAAGCCAGGTGGCGCGTTCTATGTCTTCCCTAAGGCTCCCTGGGGCACAGGGACCGAGTTCGTAACCAAAGCGATCGAGAACAATCTGCTGATCATCCCGGGTAACATTTTCAGCAGCGAGAATACGCACTTTCGTATCTCGTATGCGGCTCCCGACGAAACGATCGATCGCGGAATCGAAGTGCTGCGAAAGCTGGCCCAAGAAGGGGGCTAG
- a CDS encoding ammonium transporter: MRTYFLRGRLACALIATLVGLLLCQPLAAQLIPEADDEPVAAERNVPVEAGNAGEVEIPEEEAPGLDSGDNAWMLTSSALVLFMTAPGLAMFYSGLVRKKNVLGVMMQCLFLMGLMTIVWSLWGYTLCFGGSNPYVGDLEFLFMNNVQPAWDAELGEPVTPMHGTIPEYTFMIFQGMFFIITPALICGAFAERMKFSAMAVFSVLWGTLVYCPLCHWVWDGGILAYGEADALAGGALDFAGGTVVHISSGISALVCAIFVGKRLGFGHDDMRPHSLTYTTLGAAMLWVGWFGFNAGSAGAANGLASNAFAVTHFSAAAGAVAWAMMEWILRGKPSVLGCASGAVAGLVCITPAAGFVLPMPALVMGASAGIVCYYACAVMKQSMGYDDSLDAFGVHGVGGTLGAVLTGVFASRHVCGDLTGGEPIGLYEGGGVSLVIGQIVAVLVTIAFSVVATVILLKLIDVVIGLRVTQESEIRGLDISEHGEEGYIFS, from the coding sequence ATGCGCACGTATTTCCTTCGTGGACGATTGGCCTGCGCGCTGATCGCTACGCTAGTTGGACTCTTACTATGTCAGCCGCTCGCGGCTCAACTCATCCCTGAAGCGGACGATGAACCGGTTGCTGCCGAGCGTAACGTCCCGGTAGAAGCTGGCAACGCAGGCGAAGTAGAGATTCCCGAAGAAGAGGCCCCAGGGCTCGACTCGGGGGACAACGCCTGGATGCTGACTTCCAGTGCGTTGGTGCTATTCATGACGGCCCCTGGTTTGGCGATGTTCTATAGCGGCCTGGTTCGTAAAAAGAACGTCCTGGGCGTGATGATGCAGTGCTTGTTTCTGATGGGCCTGATGACGATCGTCTGGAGCTTGTGGGGCTATACGCTGTGCTTTGGCGGCTCGAATCCCTATGTCGGGGACCTTGAGTTTCTGTTTATGAATAACGTCCAACCGGCGTGGGATGCAGAGCTGGGCGAGCCAGTCACCCCGATGCACGGAACGATTCCGGAATACACGTTTATGATATTCCAGGGAATGTTCTTCATTATCACTCCGGCGCTGATCTGTGGTGCGTTTGCCGAACGAATGAAGTTCTCGGCAATGGCCGTCTTCTCGGTTCTGTGGGGGACGCTGGTCTACTGCCCGCTGTGTCACTGGGTTTGGGACGGTGGGATTCTCGCTTATGGGGAAGCCGATGCACTGGCCGGTGGCGCACTCGACTTTGCGGGCGGAACCGTCGTGCATATCAGCTCGGGGATCTCGGCCTTGGTTTGTGCCATCTTTGTCGGAAAACGTTTGGGCTTTGGTCACGACGACATGCGTCCGCATAGCTTGACGTATACAACCCTCGGCGCGGCGATGCTGTGGGTGGGATGGTTTGGTTTCAATGCCGGAAGTGCCGGGGCCGCCAACGGATTGGCCTCGAATGCCTTCGCGGTGACGCACTTCTCAGCGGCCGCTGGGGCCGTGGCTTGGGCCATGATGGAATGGATTTTGCGGGGTAAGCCAAGCGTGCTCGGTTGTGCTTCGGGGGCGGTTGCTGGCTTGGTGTGTATCACCCCGGCTGCCGGCTTTGTGTTGCCGATGCCTGCTTTGGTCATGGGAGCCTCGGCAGGGATCGTTTGCTATTATGCATGTGCCGTGATGAAGCAAAGCATGGGTTACGACGACTCGTTGGACGCGTTTGGTGTTCATGGTGTCGGCGGAACCTTAGGTGCGGTGCTCACCGGTGTCTTTGCTTCGCGTCATGTCTGTGGTGACTTGACCGGCGGTGAACCAATCGGCTTGTACGAAGGGGGCGGAGTGTCGCTGGTGATTGGGCAGATTGTTGCCGTTTTGGTGACGATTGCCTTTTCGGTGGTGGCCACCGTGATCTTGCTGAAGCTGATTGATGTTGTCATCGGCCTGCGAGTGACCCAGGAAAGCGAAATCCGTGGTCTGGATATCTCCGAACATGGAGAAGAAGGCTACATCTTCAGCTAA
- a CDS encoding TolB family protein: MPMRLQPILSLATLVLVCTATSLVLAQEQASTPSIESNTLSNVRQVTSGMVKAGEGYFSPDGKRIVYQAVPPQYPFYQIYTQPLAGGEPELVSTGRGRTTCAYFTVDGKNILFSSSHSDPNMKQTEDEEIAKQEEERRTGQRRRYSWDFDPYTDIYLKDMKSGELTRLTTAQGYDAEGAFSYDGKKIAFCSDRDGDPDLYIMDADGSNLKQLTDAKGYDGGPFISPNGKWIVFRSDRKEEGFLQIYVISVDGEKEFALTDNVGVNWAPYWHPTKPYIIWAGADHSKPGRPNYDLWLMKYEETEDAIKPGPIWRITDSAAADVLPVFSPDGKKLMWTSTRTDDHSSQLFIADFLFPEDEPQEEK, from the coding sequence ATGCCGATGCGTTTGCAACCCATTTTGTCGCTCGCCACCCTCGTTTTGGTCTGCACGGCGACCTCACTTGTCCTTGCCCAAGAGCAGGCCAGCACCCCATCGATCGAATCGAATACCCTATCGAACGTCCGCCAAGTTACCTCCGGAATGGTCAAAGCTGGGGAAGGGTATTTTTCGCCCGACGGCAAGCGGATCGTCTACCAAGCCGTTCCCCCCCAGTACCCGTTCTATCAGATCTATACCCAGCCGTTGGCTGGCGGCGAGCCGGAACTGGTCAGTACCGGTCGTGGTCGCACAACGTGCGCCTACTTCACGGTCGATGGCAAGAACATCTTGTTCAGCAGCAGCCATAGCGACCCGAATATGAAGCAGACCGAAGACGAAGAGATCGCCAAACAGGAAGAAGAACGTCGCACCGGACAGCGCCGGCGGTATTCGTGGGACTTCGATCCTTACACCGACATCTACCTTAAGGACATGAAGTCAGGCGAGCTGACTCGTTTGACGACCGCCCAAGGCTACGATGCCGAAGGAGCGTTTTCGTACGATGGCAAGAAGATCGCGTTCTGCAGCGATCGCGACGGCGACCCTGATCTGTACATCATGGACGCCGACGGATCAAACCTGAAGCAGTTGACCGACGCCAAAGGATACGACGGAGGGCCATTCATTTCGCCTAATGGCAAATGGATTGTCTTTCGCAGCGATCGCAAAGAAGAAGGGTTTCTGCAGATTTATGTGATCTCGGTCGATGGTGAAAAAGAGTTTGCACTGACTGACAACGTGGGCGTCAACTGGGCACCGTATTGGCATCCGACCAAGCCGTATATCATTTGGGCTGGGGCCGATCACTCGAAGCCGGGTCGACCGAACTACGATCTGTGGCTCATGAAATACGAAGAAACGGAAGATGCGATCAAGCCTGGTCCCATCTGGCGGATCACCGATAGTGCGGCAGCCGATGTGCTGCCGGTCTTTTCGCCCGACGGCAAGAAGCTAATGTGGACCAGCACTCGCACCGACGATCATAGCAGCCAACTCTTTATCGCCGATTTTTTGTTCCCCGAAGACGAACCCCAGGAAGAAAAGTAA
- the rnr gene encoding ribonuclease R: MEIEEIEAKLLSHVNGPNYQPVKPKIIAKKLGLTEDDRKPFKRALKRLIRKGLVRYGSNHLVKKPSVEDGEKRITGRFQRNVKGFGFVRPLGVAASKGREADIFVPPRRGMDAATGDQVLIRTYLGRGPRGDQRLCGEVVEVLERETHRFVGTYYETHGVALVQIDGRIFAEPIPVGDPGAKNAQPEDKVVIEMVRFPSHAHDGEAVLVEVLGKRGEPGVDLLSIIVEYDLPREFPEEALEVAREQADLFDESIPEGRRDFTGDTVITIDPIDARDFDDAISLERLDNGHWVLGVHIADVSHFVPEGSALDAEARNRATSVYLPDKVIPMLPETISNNLASLQPDKLRFTRTAIIEFTPEGARVNTEVCKGAIRSKRRFAYEEVDEYLADREPWAEKLTPDVFDLVGRMHELAMMLRKRRFARGSMELSMPELKLDINKDGEVTGAHTVENTESHQIIEEFMLAANEAVAEALFDRELFFLRRAHASPDPKKLADLTEFVRDLGIDCDSLDSRFEIIRVLSEVKGKPEQAAVNYAVLRSMQKAVYSPDEIGHYALASEHYCHFTSPIRRYPDLTVHRMFDLIEHGVRPPQDFGQMLAEGEHCSEREQRAADAERELVKIKLLTYMSTRIGEEVDAVVTGVESFGLFVQSLDVPADGLVRIDSLNDDFYRYDATTHSLVGNHDGNSFRLGDVLTVRIARVDLDRRELDYQFVEKTGEQSTKQPAKSLGGKSGGGFKPKVQSSSMKFSSQSSRPKKGGQGAKKSKQGTSPSGPKKDKRSKRRGR; this comes from the coding sequence ATGGAAATAGAAGAAATAGAAGCAAAGCTACTCAGTCACGTTAATGGACCGAACTACCAGCCGGTCAAACCAAAAATTATCGCCAAGAAGTTGGGCCTTACCGAGGATGATCGTAAGCCCTTCAAGCGAGCCCTGAAGCGGCTGATTCGGAAGGGGCTGGTTCGTTACGGATCCAATCACTTGGTGAAGAAGCCCTCGGTGGAAGATGGCGAGAAGCGGATCACAGGCCGCTTTCAACGCAACGTCAAAGGGTTCGGATTTGTACGCCCGCTAGGTGTCGCGGCCTCTAAGGGACGCGAGGCCGACATCTTTGTCCCTCCGCGTCGTGGGATGGATGCCGCCACCGGCGATCAGGTTCTGATCCGCACCTATCTGGGGCGAGGTCCTCGTGGGGACCAGCGTCTGTGCGGTGAAGTGGTCGAGGTGCTCGAGCGCGAAACGCATCGTTTCGTCGGCACCTATTACGAGACCCACGGCGTGGCTCTGGTTCAAATCGATGGACGTATCTTCGCCGAGCCTATTCCGGTCGGAGATCCCGGAGCGAAAAACGCACAGCCTGAAGACAAGGTCGTCATCGAAATGGTCCGCTTCCCTTCGCATGCCCACGATGGCGAAGCGGTGCTTGTGGAAGTTCTCGGTAAGCGGGGTGAACCGGGCGTTGACCTGCTGTCGATCATCGTTGAATACGATTTGCCTCGCGAGTTTCCTGAAGAAGCCCTGGAAGTGGCCCGCGAACAAGCCGACTTGTTTGATGAATCCATTCCCGAAGGTCGTCGAGATTTTACCGGTGACACCGTTATTACGATCGACCCGATCGACGCCCGCGACTTTGACGATGCGATTAGCTTGGAGCGGCTTGATAACGGGCACTGGGTTCTAGGCGTGCACATCGCCGACGTCTCGCACTTCGTCCCGGAAGGAAGCGCTCTGGATGCGGAAGCCCGAAACCGTGCAACGAGCGTCTATCTGCCGGACAAAGTCATTCCGATGTTGCCGGAGACCATTAGCAACAACCTCGCCAGTCTGCAGCCGGACAAGCTCCGCTTCACGAGAACGGCAATCATTGAGTTCACGCCCGAAGGTGCCCGAGTAAATACCGAAGTCTGCAAAGGAGCGATTCGCAGCAAACGGCGGTTCGCCTACGAAGAAGTCGACGAGTATTTGGCCGATCGTGAGCCGTGGGCCGAAAAACTCACTCCGGATGTCTTCGACCTGGTTGGTCGAATGCACGAGTTGGCGATGATGCTCCGCAAGCGTCGATTCGCTCGGGGAAGCATGGAACTGAGCATGCCGGAACTGAAACTCGACATTAACAAAGATGGCGAGGTGACCGGGGCGCATACGGTCGAGAATACTGAAAGCCATCAGATCATCGAAGAGTTCATGCTCGCCGCGAATGAAGCTGTGGCCGAAGCCCTGTTCGACCGTGAGCTGTTCTTTCTGCGTCGTGCCCATGCTTCGCCTGACCCTAAGAAGCTGGCTGACCTGACCGAGTTTGTCCGCGATCTGGGAATTGATTGCGACAGCCTGGATAGCCGGTTCGAGATTATCCGGGTCTTGAGTGAGGTCAAAGGAAAGCCTGAGCAAGCCGCAGTGAACTACGCGGTGCTGCGAAGCATGCAGAAGGCCGTGTACAGTCCCGACGAGATCGGCCACTATGCGTTGGCGAGCGAGCATTATTGCCACTTCACTTCGCCTATCCGCCGCTACCCCGACCTGACGGTCCATCGCATGTTCGACCTGATCGAGCATGGCGTTCGCCCGCCACAAGACTTTGGCCAGATGCTGGCCGAAGGAGAGCATTGCAGCGAACGCGAACAGCGTGCGGCCGATGCCGAACGGGAACTGGTCAAGATTAAACTGCTCACCTACATGAGCACCCGCATCGGGGAAGAGGTCGACGCCGTGGTCACCGGGGTCGAATCGTTCGGGCTCTTCGTGCAGTCCTTAGACGTCCCTGCCGACGGCTTGGTCCGGATCGATTCGCTCAACGACGATTTCTACCGCTACGACGCGACCACCCATAGCTTGGTGGGCAATCACGACGGAAATTCGTTCCGCTTAGGCGATGTGCTGACGGTACGAATTGCCCGGGTGGATCTGGATCGGCGAGAGCTCGACTACCAGTTCGTAGAAAAAACGGGTGAGCAAAGTACCAAGCAGCCGGCAAAATCGCTTGGCGGAAAGTCAGGCGGCGGCTTTAAGCCCAAGGTCCAAAGCTCGAGCATGAAGTTCTCGAGCCAGTCGAGCCGGCCCAAAAAAGGTGGCCAGGGTGCTAAGAAGTCCAAACAGGGGACGTCGCCATCGGGTCCGAAGAAAGATAAACGCTCGAAACGACGGGGACGCTAG
- a CDS encoding glycosyltransferase family protein, with the protein MAKIFYSMSGEGRGHAARVRTMTEHLRHDHELVLFAPNEAYDFLAPIYNTPEFPGVEVRKLPGLKFYYTQRRLDLSKSIYQGLKFLGQLNKNVRETTEVIESEKPDLIVSDFEPILPKAGRKCDIPVVSLNHQDFLLSYDLSTLPSSLQWYAWAMGFVVKAHHVEKQATVVSSFFTPKLRPGYKDVVQVGPLLRPDVCEARPSEEGFILSYVRKATTDDTLHLLKSCDRPVKVYGLGKRPADGPLTYHEIDEQRFTDDFIHCDALIGAAGNQSLGEAIYLGKPVLALPESSHHEQMINSHFLKEMNVGSWTAIESFAKSNLVSFLDGLSKFRENLAPYQGQTNGNPPALAAIRKYLPSTTLV; encoded by the coding sequence ATGGCGAAAATCTTTTACAGCATGTCGGGCGAAGGGCGTGGACACGCGGCCCGAGTTCGGACGATGACGGAACATCTCCGTCACGATCATGAACTCGTCCTATTCGCACCCAACGAAGCGTACGACTTCCTTGCCCCAATCTACAACACGCCAGAGTTTCCTGGCGTGGAAGTTCGCAAATTGCCGGGCCTGAAGTTTTACTATACCCAGCGGCGGCTTGATCTCTCGAAATCGATTTACCAGGGGCTCAAGTTCCTGGGACAATTGAACAAAAACGTTCGCGAAACGACGGAAGTCATTGAGAGCGAGAAGCCGGATTTGATCGTTTCCGACTTCGAGCCCATCCTGCCCAAGGCAGGTCGCAAGTGCGACATCCCGGTGGTCAGCTTGAATCATCAGGATTTTCTCCTGTCATACGATTTGTCGACGTTGCCATCCAGTTTGCAGTGGTATGCGTGGGCTATGGGGTTTGTCGTCAAGGCACACCATGTCGAGAAGCAAGCTACGGTCGTTTCGTCGTTCTTTACGCCCAAACTTCGCCCTGGGTACAAGGATGTCGTGCAAGTGGGCCCCCTGCTCCGCCCGGACGTGTGCGAGGCACGCCCATCGGAAGAAGGTTTCATCCTCTCGTATGTTCGAAAAGCAACGACAGACGACACATTGCACCTTCTCAAGTCGTGCGATCGTCCTGTAAAGGTCTATGGCCTGGGCAAACGTCCCGCAGACGGTCCGCTGACCTATCACGAAATTGACGAGCAACGGTTTACCGACGACTTTATTCACTGCGACGCATTGATCGGCGCTGCAGGCAACCAATCGCTTGGCGAGGCGATTTACCTGGGCAAGCCGGTCCTGGCCTTGCCCGAGTCCTCGCATCACGAGCAAATGATCAATTCCCACTTCCTGAAGGAAATGAATGTGGGAAGTTGGACGGCGATCGAGTCGTTCGCTAAGTCCAATCTCGTTTCGTTCCTCGACGGACTCTCGAAGTTTCGCGAGAACCTGGCCCCATATCAGGGGCAAACCAACGGTAATCCTCCGGCTTTGGCTGCAATTCGCAAGTATCTGCCGTCGACGACGTTGGTCTAA
- a CDS encoding bis(5'-nucleosyl)-tetraphosphatase: MPQTKACGFLIVKGNPIESFLLMKHPKRWDLPKGHVDEGETDMQCALRELEEETGISAEDITVDPNFRYQLQYVVNYKKKFGGADTLKTVVYFLARLDKEVELNLTEHGDAQWFAWDPPHEIQEQTINPLLAAVAQHVGRTA; the protein is encoded by the coding sequence ATGCCGCAGACTAAGGCCTGCGGCTTTTTGATCGTGAAGGGAAACCCCATCGAGTCCTTTCTGTTGATGAAGCACCCCAAACGCTGGGATTTGCCCAAAGGACACGTCGACGAGGGGGAGACCGATATGCAGTGCGCACTGCGAGAACTGGAAGAGGAGACCGGCATCAGCGCCGAAGACATCACCGTCGACCCGAACTTTCGGTATCAGCTGCAGTATGTGGTCAACTACAAAAAGAAGTTCGGTGGTGCAGATACCTTGAAGACGGTCGTCTACTTCCTAGCCCGATTGGATAAAGAAGTTGAGCTCAATCTGACCGAGCACGGCGACGCGCAGTGGTTTGCCTGGGATCCGCCGCACGAGATTCAAGAGCAAACCATCAACCCGCTGCTGGCCGCAGTCGCCCAGCACGTGGGCAGAACGGCCTAG
- a CDS encoding P-II family nitrogen regulator yields MKKVEAVIRHFKLDDVKNALSEQGVFGMTVIEVSGYGRQKGHTETYRGTEYAVDFVPKKKIEIVCSDGNLQKVIDTILRTAQTGQIGDGKIFVTNLEDSIRIRTGETGEDAI; encoded by the coding sequence ATGAAAAAAGTCGAAGCGGTTATCCGCCATTTCAAATTGGATGATGTGAAGAACGCGCTGAGCGAGCAAGGTGTGTTCGGCATGACCGTCATCGAAGTATCGGGTTACGGTCGTCAGAAGGGACACACCGAGACGTATCGCGGCACAGAATACGCGGTCGACTTTGTCCCCAAGAAGAAGATCGAGATCGTGTGCAGTGATGGAAATCTGCAGAAGGTGATTGACACCATTTTGCGGACGGCTCAAACCGGCCAAATTGGGGACGGAAAGATTTTTGTCACCAATTTGGAAGATAGTATTCGCATCCGGACCGGAGAAACGGGCGAAGACGCTATTTGA
- a CDS encoding UDP-2,3-diacylglucosamine diphosphatase gives MSSNRERVRTLFFSDLHLGCPYARVEPFLDLLNQHEPQYIYIVGDFIDGWRLRKRWHWEPVYNAILSRLFEMSQTGTKIFYTPGNHDDFLRSFRFKFDFVEIADQFIHHCPNGRRILVTHGDKFDQIEKKAKWMSVMGSFLYDSICWADERVNRWRRHHNLSRWPLAASIKKNVKSAVQFVSDFEDTLMLHAKSLQCQGVICGHIHTPIVVEKHGVTYYNTGDWIENSSALLEYADGRYEIIDVPYETNPDAAQVIPLDPAEVERRRQELMAAALGVDLRGSDEAPVMAVPFHADESI, from the coding sequence ATGTCGAGCAATCGAGAACGGGTCAGAACGTTATTTTTCAGCGATCTCCACTTGGGTTGTCCTTATGCCCGAGTCGAGCCTTTCTTGGATCTGCTGAATCAACACGAACCGCAGTACATCTACATTGTGGGGGACTTCATCGATGGATGGCGTCTACGCAAACGTTGGCACTGGGAGCCGGTCTATAATGCCATCCTGAGCCGCTTGTTCGAGATGTCTCAGACCGGAACTAAGATCTTCTACACGCCAGGTAATCACGACGATTTCCTACGCAGTTTCCGTTTCAAATTTGATTTCGTCGAAATCGCCGACCAGTTCATTCACCACTGCCCCAATGGCCGTCGAATCTTGGTCACCCATGGTGACAAGTTCGACCAGATCGAGAAGAAGGCCAAGTGGATGTCGGTGATGGGATCGTTCCTATACGATTCGATTTGCTGGGCAGACGAACGCGTTAATCGTTGGCGTCGGCACCATAACCTGAGCCGCTGGCCTTTGGCTGCTTCGATCAAGAAGAACGTAAAATCGGCGGTCCAGTTTGTCAGCGACTTTGAAGATACCTTGATGCTGCACGCCAAGTCGCTGCAGTGTCAGGGAGTGATTTGCGGCCATATTCACACCCCGATCGTTGTCGAAAAACATGGGGTCACGTATTACAACACCGGTGACTGGATCGAAAACAGCTCGGCTTTGTTGGAATACGCCGACGGCCGTTACGAAATAATTGACGTACCCTATGAAACCAATCCAGATGCTGCCCAGGTAATCCCATTAGATCCGGCGGAGGTCGAACGACGCCGGCAAGAGTTGATGGCAGCGGCGCTGGGTGTCGACTTACGCGGATCGGATGAAGCCCCAGTAATGGCGGTTCCATTCCACGCTGATGAGAGTATTTAA
- a CDS encoding transglutaminase-like domain-containing protein, which yields MISFGLIWFGFAGCTDPKSPEPPRQNAEKIESSQESWGAIVLQGEKIGHTMEKIERLTHDQTEYVRTTTVEQLQIQRAGQPLKMRVENVFLSLANGSLKQFTTKIDQAGSVTRFTGQTSEDGKTLRISTQGGQNQAATHDSITWQPDYGGLHAVYRLFQNPPIEAGQKRSAMALVPTLNRVAKHSIEGQAKEAVTMLDGSTVNLLRTRYLTEIKGQPPLESTAWVDGAGEIVKMTSPVQNFEIYRCPKPFALSANKIVSFDLALDTIVPVDDMPEGNREDLPELTYQVKLNSGDPAKIFASTTNQQVTSIGANTAQVRVWRIRPEGKSPADLPESPQPTAAELAASPLVQVQDPAVQTLIRKASIEAKDPAQQAIALEKFVHATIEEKNFSQGFLSAAEVAQGKTGDCTEHAVLLMALLRAQGIPARGALGLVYVDYGDQQGFAYHMWTEAWVGDRWLPLDATRGKEGIGVDYIKVTQTDLSGSGAFAAFLPVSQVIGQLEIEVVD from the coding sequence ATGATTTCGTTTGGGCTGATCTGGTTTGGATTTGCCGGTTGTACTGACCCGAAGTCGCCTGAGCCGCCGAGACAGAATGCAGAAAAAATTGAGTCCTCGCAGGAAAGCTGGGGGGCGATTGTTCTTCAGGGCGAGAAAATCGGTCACACGATGGAAAAGATCGAGCGGCTCACGCACGATCAAACCGAGTATGTCCGGACCACAACCGTCGAACAGTTGCAGATCCAACGGGCAGGTCAACCATTGAAGATGAGGGTCGAGAACGTTTTCCTGTCGCTTGCCAATGGTTCTTTGAAGCAGTTCACTACCAAAATCGATCAGGCTGGCTCCGTGACCCGATTCACCGGCCAAACTTCCGAGGACGGTAAAACGCTGCGGATATCGACTCAAGGAGGGCAAAATCAGGCGGCCACGCACGACTCAATTACCTGGCAGCCAGACTACGGCGGATTGCATGCGGTCTACCGTTTATTTCAGAACCCACCTATCGAAGCGGGGCAGAAGCGTTCCGCAATGGCCCTGGTTCCCACGTTGAATCGTGTGGCCAAGCACTCGATTGAGGGGCAGGCAAAGGAAGCCGTCACGATGTTAGATGGGTCGACGGTAAACTTGCTAAGAACCAGATATCTGACCGAAATCAAAGGACAGCCGCCACTGGAATCGACGGCCTGGGTCGACGGTGCAGGCGAAATCGTGAAGATGACCTCCCCGGTACAAAACTTCGAGATCTACCGATGCCCGAAACCGTTCGCGTTGAGTGCCAACAAGATCGTTTCGTTTGACCTGGCACTCGATACGATTGTCCCGGTCGATGACATGCCAGAAGGCAACCGCGAGGATCTGCCGGAATTGACCTACCAAGTGAAGCTGAACTCGGGTGATCCTGCCAAGATCTTCGCCAGTACCACCAATCAACAGGTCACCTCAATCGGCGCGAATACGGCCCAAGTACGCGTTTGGCGAATACGTCCCGAGGGAAAATCTCCGGCGGATTTGCCGGAAAGCCCGCAACCCACCGCTGCCGAACTGGCTGCCAGTCCCCTGGTTCAGGTCCAAGATCCCGCTGTGCAGACGCTAATCCGCAAGGCATCCATCGAAGCAAAGGACCCTGCCCAGCAAGCCATCGCCCTGGAAAAATTCGTTCACGCGACGATTGAGGAAAAAAACTTCTCGCAAGGGTTTCTTTCCGCTGCCGAAGTTGCGCAAGGTAAGACCGGCGATTGCACCGAACATGCGGTGTTGTTGATGGCCCTGCTGCGTGCTCAGGGAATTCCTGCCCGGGGCGCCCTGGGCCTGGTGTATGTCGATTACGGCGATCAGCAAGGCTTCGCCTACCACATGTGGACCGAGGCCTGGGTCGGCGACCGTTGGTTGCCCCTAGACGCTACCCGGGGCAAAGAAGGCATTGGCGTCGATTACATCAAAGTGACGCAAACCGATTTAAGTGGTTCCGGCGCGTTCGCAGCATTTCTGCCGGTTTCGCAGGTCATCGGCCAGCTAGAGATCGAAGTGGTCGACTAG